The DNA region tatctctggaagcagcctttacattcaaAAGCGAACAAAACATTATTAAAAGGCGCATGCAATATAAGAAAGGATTTTAATAACATATATATCGACAAATCAACtcatgccaaaaaataaaatctgaagaaaaatatgatgtacttgaaatggattaatgtttttttaatagtcgttagccataataagttaatatgtttcaactgagACAGCGGTAGAGTACctattttttcctttactagggtaatgaatttcaattagaaggggtaggcgagggtaggtctgagaaatacggtccaaagtttcttgctttactttgtggaacctcgctattagaaaataaaattcattttaatgatattcgaacatattgattaatattcaagGACCATTATCGCCTCAATTCGcatttaaaaccatctcttcgattttaTTATCCCAGTTTccccgccctcgttcatttccgccattttgacttcgcacctgaccggtccgaaaagaaattcttgtagcgaacctatggaccggtgctccggagcacttccgtctgtagcgtctggtagcgaaagtatcATTCATTGGATCTCAccccatacgagtagataggagttttacgtcgtctgagattacgaatgcattcatgaggaacagagctcagggaaccatGTCTTgacaatcaccaattaaaactgcctaaggtcggaaagtttccttcgtttgatagggtattaataatacttatttaagccgagcgcaacctgctagcagcctgcatatcAGCAGCGCACATATTGTCaccccagggtcacctcacacggcaacagcgggaaccagaatgacgtcacgcggagttttcccatcattcatagttagccgtcgcgttttcgcgcactttaaatttttcacccttcatttaatggcgaaaaatacaaattgtcatttaaaaaactaaaacatgcgtgaaatacgtactccaggagtccttccatataggcaataaaaaaattaaagaaaaccacCATATTTTTTGGTTGCATTATCAAAGTTTCGATGTCTTTTTCAAGAAAATGGTTAGGCACATAAACAGTTTCTGTGAAATATAGACATTTACAGCTAATGCCATATTTTCCGGGACAATGTGAGAAAAAACAtaggaaatatatattaatggatcacaaattttatttttacagctaaAACAAGGCAAAAGGGGATCATATTATTGAAACAGTGGTGTTTGGTCGAACGTGTTATCCTTCCTAGTTTTTCGTCCTGATTACCAATCAATCGTGTCTTTGATTTGTATTAGTTCGATAAGGGTAAAGAAGGTGAACATTTcattatgaaagaataatgggCGAATCAAAACTTTATCTCAATAGTTGACTTACTAGCATCCTTTACCTCAGCCATTGGTATTTGGGATTTTAAGGTCCTATGACGTACAAATTGTAGTAAATATGCCAAAAGATGAACTATGGTTCCAATCTTAACCCGCTGTAACCCGATGTTGCTTCACATTGGGATACAAAAACAGAATTACAACtacaaaaattacataaaaaaacaaacatttcagctcagtttagaaaaaatttaaactaccCTTAATGTTGTACTGTTAAGTTTAAGGGTGAAACAaatagctgccacaataattatgaatgataagaaaattttttaaataaaaagtctaaaatataattattcccTGAGgaagctctgggttaaaaagggtgaAATTGGAAATCCTAAAATTCTTTGTTTATTTCATATACTTACAGTGGTTATTAAAAGACTTTTCTAAAGTCCATTCCTAAATATCTGTAAAAACCCTATGTAGCAGCCATACCATCATGACTTATAGAAACTGGGACTTTTAATAATTTGCAATTGAGTGTTTATAGATGACATATTATATTTAAAGTATTATACTCTAGAAAATATCATCCCTGGATATAGTCCTAGCCATATATAAGAAAAAATCTGCagtaacaaatttttaaataccccAGGGACCGATGAGACATAGATACCatggaattgttggtaattctaatggaaataaaattccctaCATTTCTTAGTGGATTCACTGTTAAGTACTAATACTGGCCGGCAATGTTTTGTATACAGATGCAGTTTATTGTCATTTGTTTAACACATATAGGTGCATAATTACAGTAAGAAACAGGTTGCCCTGAAACACAACAATCACGATGATATTGGGAAGCACATGGTAGCAGCAACCATAACACAGACCCCTAAGTCAGATGCCTTAGGTTAGACACTTTCCATGTCCATCCTACTTTACCATCTAGTTTATCTATAAAGAGAAATGTATTCTTAAGatacagtccacaaaaatcaaataatagacTAACAAAGGattgattacattaaaataactacGATAtgcgaaaggaaacattttcagtAAGAAAGAGTTGTGACAGTTGtatgacaatattttaaaatataaaaagacaatattttaccaatgaaaaattattattactaccaTTCCCAACTGGgtatttcctcatcatttttaacaataCTTGTGTAAACGACAAAGAATTATGCGCCTATGAATAGATTAGTTAACGGTAAAATGAGAACAAACATGATACAAGTGTAACAATATTTTTAGGCTAATGGCacaatttgtactatttcaacccagaaaatatcattgatttcattattaattcacaTTGAGACATACCAAGGAATGAGAGGACCATATCGAAAGATATTAGCCCTTGAGCAGACAAATTCGAGTGAAAGTTAGTGGCATATTATCTTAATGCAGAGTGAGCTAAGTGGGTGGCCTTGCCCTTTTTTGCTACCCAGCTCcttcaaaatagaaataaaaaatccatgACTTCTTCATGCAGTCACTACTACGTCTCACAATCCCTATTGGGTATTTGCTCATCATTATTAAACACTACTTGTGTAAACGTAATGAATTACGTGTCTCCTGAACTTTTTGCTTAAGGAAAAATGTCAACAAATGCAATCTTAATGATGTATCATTCCAGCGAGTATGCATGCCAGGTGCATTTCAGTAACCAATTTGAGTAAACCCTTCATGCCCTCAACTAGAACAATAATGCCTCTTAGATGTGGGGATGGAAATGCCTCACTAAGTCGCTCTTCCCAGAGAAAGTTTTCCCACATTCCCTGCAAGAATAGGGTCCCCCTCCTATATGGGTGATGGTCGAGGGTGGACTTGTGAGCAAAAGCCTTGCTGCAGGCATTGCATGAACAAGGTCTGACTCCTGTGCGCGTGAGCTTATGTACGGTGCATGGAGATTCTAAGAGAGAAGGATTTCAAGCAAATGCTAAATGCATAAGGTTTGTGTCCTGTGTGCGTATGTTTGTGTGTGGTTAGCTGGCTACTGCGATAGAAATATTTGCAGGAAATGTTACATGAATAATGTCAGTCTCCTGTGTGCATATGTATATGGCTTTTAAGGGCACTAGTATGCGTGAAGGACTTCCTGCAGACACTGCAGAAATAGTGTTTCttccgtgtgtgtgtgtgtatacgTATGTGCTTGGTAAGGTTATAAAtatgactgaatgatttacagtgTATTCtacatgaaaaagttttttctcctGTGTGCTTAAACATATGGTTGTAGAAGGTGCTTCCCTGAGTGAAGGATTTCCTGCAGACAatgcaggaataaggtttattTCTTGGGTGTATACGCATATGCTCGGTGAGGTGATCATtacgactgaatgatttacagcatttTTACATGAATCAGGCCCCACTCTTGTGTGTACCCATATGCTTGTTGAGTTTGCTCCTCTGAGGgaaagacttattgcagacactacaggaataaggcttaTCCCCAGTGTGAATACGGATGTGCTCGGCAAGGGAATCActgcgactgaatgatttacagcatatttcaCATGAACAAGATctctctcctgtgtgggtacgCATGTGTGTGCTGAGGTTGCTCCTCacagagaatgacttattgcagacactacaggaataaggcttaTCCCCCGTGTGTATACGCATGTGCTTGGTAAGGACATCActgcgactgaatgatttacagcatattttacatgaataagacCTCTCTCCTGTGTGAGTACGGATATGGGTGTTGAGGTTACAACtcagagagaaagacttattgcagatGCTGCATGTATAAGGTTTCTATGCCGTGTGGGTACGCATGTGTGTGCTGAGGTTGCAACTcagagagaatgacttattgcagacgCTACAGGAATAATTCTTCTCCCTTGTGTGTATACGCTTGTGTGTGCTGAGGTTGCTCCtctgagagaatgacttattgcagacgCTACAGGAATAAGGCTTATCCCCAGTGTGTGTAGCCATATGCTTGTTGAGGTTGCTCCTTTGAGAGAAAGACCTactgcagacactacaggaataaggcttaTCCCCAGTGTGAATACGGATGTGCTCGGCAAGGGAATCActgcgactgaatgatttacagcatatttcacatgaataagacctctctcctgtgtgggtacgGATATGGGTGTTGAGGTTACAACtcagagagaaagacttattgcagatGCTGCATGTATAAGGTTTTTCTGCCGTGTGGGTACGCATGTGTTTGGTGAGGTTGCTCCTCGcagagaatgacttattgcagacactacaggaataaggcttaTCCCCCGTGTGTATACGCATGTGCTTGGTAAGGACATCActgcgactgaatgatttacagcatattttacatgaataagacCTCTCTCCTGTGTGAGTACGGATATGGGTGTTGAGGTTACAACTCAGAGAGAAAGGCTTATTGCAGATGCTGCATGTATAAGGTTTTTCTGCCGTGTGGGTACGCATGTGTTTGGTGAGGTTGCTCCTCacagagaatgacttattgcagacactacaggaataattcttctctcctgtgtgtacacgcatGTGATTCTTGAGAGTAGAAGATTTAGTGAAACACTTATAGcacacactacaggaataaggcctCCCTCTTGCGCTTGAACACTTTCCCTTTTTGATGTCTCTAGTGCAAGAGGAGGAATTTAAGGAATCACTTTCTACACATGTGTCAGCTCCTACAGCAAACCGTCTCCCTTTTCTATTGTTTCCTTTCTCCAGAGTCCCTCCGGATACTTCCTTTAGAGAACCATTTCCTTTTCGCCTCAGCCCTTGTCTTTTACTGTTTGGCCCTGTTATATCTAGCACCATGGATGATTCATCATCCACGGCTATATTGCTGGCACCAAAATGAGTTTCAATGTGTTTTTTAAGATCACCTTTGGTGCTGAATCCACCTGTGCAGTGGTAGCAATTATATGAAGTTTCGTTTGACATTTGTCCCTTTACAGCATTTTTCGCCTCACAATTACTGAACTCATCTTTGTTCCCCATGACTGGCTCGGCGCAACTCGTCTTTCCAGTAATTCTGATCATCCTGAGGGCATTAGGGATAATTGGCGCATCACAACCATTTCCACCCCTCACCTCACCCATTTTGACTCTGCCTCCACTGATTTTCGATGCCTGCTTGTCCATCATATGGAATTCAGCAAGATGTTGACTTATCAGCAAGAACAgctccacatttttccaagtcttcattAATCACATTCCTTCATTCCCCTGCATGAGATGCTCCATTCGCAGATTAAATGACAGTCAGTGAGGCTGAGGAAGGAATAGTCACCACTTAGATGTTTCCCTAAACTTCCTTTCACCACCTGGAagccctagaaaagaattttaatattttaatcacaaaagaaAGCTATACTGGTCTTATTTATAAAATCCCTTTAGTTGATAACTAAAGCTATTTGATAGAAAGCAATATACCGTCCTCAAAGTATCAAGATGGGCCGCCCTTTTTAttatatgttcatttttcatttgatctaACAAGAAGGTGTTGTGTCTTTCATTACATTTTAGTACTTGCTGACATTatacaaaatgaattattttcagttggtaagtcaattttaaaagtactaaaaataacttaatatcaacaattattttaaagttagGACTCCtcatattataacatattcaacaaaatatttgactttttccCCAATTCATGTTTCTTAACCGTATTGATGTATTAACTTTAACTCTATTACTTTGTCTGTTTAAAACCTTCCTTCTATAAAACACCGTGAAAACATTGAGAAACATAAGTTGTAAGTGAATTTTGAACACTTCAATATTCGTGACATATTCATTTGGATTATCCAATTAATAAGTCTCAGTccttttaatttccaaaaatgccatttttaatttgtttgagtTTTCTGCATTCAAACACTCATTTTCAGAAATGGAGACTACAATCCCAGGGTTAAGGCTAACAAATGAAAAATCAGCCACATTTCAGAAGTTCATCtgttaataatttcatatttagctacaaagaagaatattcatttcaaaacgaTCTCTGACCCTTTATATCACTATGGTTACTAAGATAACAGACAACAAACTTTTGTCATTTATATCCTAGGGCTTAACTATGACTGAACAGGAGAATACACATGTGGAAAAAAATTTGTAAGTGTGGAGAACTGCATTAACAAGTTTCTCAACATGATACATGGACATCCATTTGTAATATGTACCAGGGGCACTGCCAGGAATAACGGCTGGGGGGTATCAGGCGCAACTATTACTGAGGTGCCTGGGTTTATGGCATACCTGACAGGGTTATCGGCAGATGCGAAGGCCCTCTgccagaaaaattaagataaaaggttaaaaattgtgagttttaaggcctctgagggattttttattaatccttgtactattctataagtaatattaatccaaataaataaaatatatcaaacttccaaaattgtctgagctctgggggggtgttATCCCCTTAAAAAACCCTCGCTGTGCTACTGGTATGTACTGACTA from Ischnura elegans chromosome 13 unlocalized genomic scaffold, ioIscEleg1.1 SUPER_13_unloc_4, whole genome shotgun sequence includes:
- the LOC124173138 gene encoding zinc finger protein 883-like yields the protein MKTWKNVELFLLISQHLAEFHMMDKQASKISGGRVKMGEVRGGNGCDAPIIPNALRMIRITGKTSCAEPVMGNKDEFSNCEAKNAVKGQMSNETSYNCYHCTGGFSTKGDLKKHIETHFGASNIAVDDESSMVLDITGPNSKRQGLRRKGNGSLKEVSGGTLEKGNNRKGRRFAVGADTCVESDSLNSSSCTRDIKKGKCSSARGRPYSCSVCYKCFTKSSTLKNHMRVHTGEKNYSCSVCNKSFSVRSNLTKHMRTHTAEKPYTCSICNKPFSLSCNLNTHIRTHTGERSYSCKICCKSFSRSDVLTKHMRIHTGDKPYSCSVCNKSFSARSNLTKHMRTHTAEKPYTCSICNKSFSLSCNLNTHIRTHTGERSYSCEICCKSFSRSDSLAEHIRIHTGDKPYSCSVCSRSFSQRSNLNKHMATHTGDKPYSCSVCNKSFSQRSNLSTHKRIHTREKNYSCSVCNKSFSLSCNLSTHMRTHTA